The DNA window TTCTTTCTTATTCCACTTAATACTTTCCTATACAATACAATTAAGagtatttagtatttatacAATACCATTAACAGATGAAGGAAAATATGCGGGAACGCATTCAAAAGAGCCTATGCTGATATTGATCACCACACACTTTACTGAGTCACGCAATCAGTGGGCGAATGCTTCAGCCACTGTCTTTCTGTGGCTGGTCATCATTTTGAGCATCTGTTGTAGCAGATTATTTTGGATTGAAGTACTTTGTTTAAATTTTGAATTGACTCAGTGTGATTTCATTAATAAAGAAGATAATACCCCATTACGTGagcattcacagtgaatttatatttttcatctttttttaCGTTTAAGACCTTAAATGACCTTGATTGACTATATTGTTGTAATTGTATCGAGAAGAGCTACAATCGTAAGTGTTGaaaaatatgtggttccattttaaaaaactaaGTTGGCCTTCAAATCTCCTAAGCATCCCAACCTGAAAAAAAGTTATGTATACCACGTAATGGGCCCCTCGAAACCAAAcaacttttgtctgaaacatttcttcctatcTCAAAAACTGTAGAAGTGATTCAGGTAGCTTGGTTAAATTTGATTAACAATACTCACAACAATGAAGATATACTCTCAGTCTCACGCGTGGTCGGCGTGCAACCTGCATCACATCACAACCATAACCTTACACACAGTCCCTCCCTTTAGCACTCGCTCTCCCTTCTACACTATTATTCATTCTTAACTCTCAGATACAACAAAAACATTGCAATATAGCAATCTAGCAATATaaggggtgtcccaaaaatgttgtacatgagataatttgaaataactttttcctttacgaaaatattcccGACGACCTTGTCAAAGACAAGCCGAATTATTAACGAAGAACAAGGACAATACCAACACCACACTTAACGGaacctgtcgccgagccggaacTCGTTCGCTGTAACAGCGGtctgattggtccttgttttcctttaatagctccttaacaaagccacggagaatatttgcgtaaagggaaaagttacttcatatGGCCTGAGGAatcactcctttcaaggaagtacaacatttttgggacaccctgtatagtaatgTAGGAGTACTTCGAGCAAACTCCTTTCTCTTCGCGCATGAGGAGTTAACTCGCGATCTCGCGCAATTGTTTCTTCTCCCCGTTGCGATGACGGAAGATGGAAAGCAAGAACGAATCTCCTTGAAGAGAGGTGGAGAACCACGCGTTCTCCAGGCTTATCAGTTCGTGCCGGGCAGCCGTGCAATGCGTTGGTTTGTCTTGCAGTTCAATTGTGCCTTGAGTTTTACGCGCGACATACGCATACGTTTATATTGCTTCATACAGACTGTACGAGTCGGTCGTTAAACTTCCGCTGTTCGAGCAGGGACTATCAGATCCGAGAGAACACGAGCATCCCCCTCGAAGACAGGTGCGTCCAGTAGAGTGGAAGCTTCTTCTGAAGAGTCCGGTAACGGGTCAGCTGTTGCGCCTGTAAAATACAAACACtaatattatacgtagaaaaATAGCGAAGTTGGACGATCGCGAAACCTTaacatatttaatattatctatactataaattaattcgtgctccttcttttaaataatatttaatatatttactcGATCTTATGGGTATTCGcctaattctttttaaaaaaataacagTTTTGCTATAACGCTTGCTCATGAGCAAGCAGAAGTCGTTTCCATAGCCTAAAAATGTttcgatttttaattaattgtaaGGTGTAAAAAAAATACAGTATCTGATGTTGTCAATAATATAGTTTGATAGTGCTATTTAATTATATTATGGCTATCCATTTTTAGGGTTAGCATTGGCAATGTTCAACATTAAAGTTCGAATTGTTTAACTATGATGGCCGTGATTAGTTTGTAGATTTAATAGTATCGAAAAGTTCGTATACTATAAGAAGAAACTGTTAATCAGTTCTTTTTAGTAAAACAATAGTAATATTGACGTCTGATATATCTTTAGAAATTCGATCTATTTTATTGTTAGTACTGGCCCTCCATCGCTATAGTTGTTAGTCTCACTAAATTGTACTTTCGGCCGTTTTGAATTGCAAATTCCATGAAATGTTGACTGTAAACTAATCATGAAGTgtgatggaaaataaaatttttcgtaAGAAAGAAATGTAAAATGGTTACATTACCCCATAAAGCTGATAAGCAAGTGTCCTGCCGCATAacaaaagtaaataaataactCTAGATAGATCTGAAATAACGTTAACAAAATCGACCAAATTGTCGATGAGCGATCCCCGTATCAAAGTATAGACAATGTCGCCAGAAATGGGGAGGGAGCACGCATTGAGGGGAAAAatgtctctccctctccctcccccctctctctccataaaattccataaaacatcctaatcaagtttagtacaatgaatatatcaacgtaaaaattcattttaaaacctgcacaaataattccatcacccacatgtgggtgacgtggcattcaacgtgttaaaccaatgaaattaatttgaacTGAAGAAACGATTAATGCTTTAATTTtgttacatttcattttttagttacaCTATTTTATTCCTCAATTTTGCACCAATCCAAAATATTAACCatgatatatatttaatattttatttaagaacCTTTGGCTACTTAAAAACCTTCGAATATTTATTACTAGATCTTTACAATATTCTCGCGATTTTCACCCCCAATATTCCTCTACTCTGTCCCATAATTGTTTCTGTAAAGATGGTGGAGAGTGACATTTGATATTTAATTGATCCTTTAAGAAAGCCCATCTTTTTCGATGCGAATTAAGTCTGGACTTTTTGTTGGCCAATTTAAAATCCTAAATAGCTGAGAATTTAACCACTCTTACTCTATTTATGATGTATCTTTCGGATTTCAATCTTGTTGGAAACTAATACCGTTTTCTTCGATTGGCATATTCTCAATTGTTTCTGTCAATTGCGTTCGTAATATTTCTTTGTATGGCCACTGGTTAATTCGTCCTTCAACGCGATACAGTGAGTCAAAGCCATTTCACTTAAAACACTCTCATATCATGAGTGCACCACTATTAAATTTTACAGCTTTTTTCACGtaccatttttataattttttccctCGTCGAATCCAACGTTAACTATGtccaaatctattaattttcgACCATTCTGATTGCCTCACTTTTCTAAAATCTGAATCGTCCAATTTCTTACTTATTTACAGATCCTAAACGAATTTTGATACTtttgtttctaataaataagaTTTTTGCATTGTATCTATTCCATAGATTTCCCAGAATAAGAACTCACTCTACGTTTCTAGAAAATCAGttaataaacaataatttcacGATGTTTTGCTTGAAATTGATTGGTGTATGAATACTTTCTACACTCACTGTAGATAATAATGGAAGGGAGTAACATATCGCACGAAAAATGTGTTCTACGAAGGGAAACCCTGAAAATATCGACATTTGACACTACTACAATCACTTGACGACTCTCTAGAAACATTTCATGTATTCAAGGACTCTTCACATATCAAACTCTTTGTAGTAACAGTAGTCATACGGTAGAAAAATAATTCAAGGAAAAGTGAACAATTAAGATTAACATTAACCAGGATGCATCACGAAATATTAACCTTGAATTTCAACGAAACTTCGCAAATCGCAAAAATTGCTGCAACAGCTTTTTGATGTTCTGATAGTAACGAGAACAAGAGATACACAATTTATTTGGTTCTACGTAAATCATAATATATATACAGTGAGTCTTATTAATATACGGATACTCTTAAAATGACGATTACTATTTTAATATTGGAtcgtacgacttggatttttttgagaagttagaataatcagtttactataatatatgatgtgaaaaaaatttttttttaaattgcaattgatcgaaATTACAgacaaaatactaaaagttatattttacaacttttcaTGTGggcctataatgaaaatttagaaaacacgttttgtagatctgtgtcaattTTTGCACATAttgaaaatataatagaatactcTGAAAAATTTGTCTCGTTAATGTTGAAGATTTACGTTTTCCACCGAGATTGTTCTTCTCTTCGAAACAAATGCTATTCTTGAAATAGTTGAAGCATGACAACGATTCATTTTATATCCTTTTTTATGACACAGTAAAACAACGAAAATTGAACTGCAAAAGAAGTATTTAAATAAGAACAAAACTactcaactttttaaaaattatagttAGTTAACAATCGATTTTGACCCGTGTGCAACACTTTTCTGAATAATTATTCAAATAGATTAAGATTTTCTGCTATAAATGTTGGATcatttgaaatttatttattaaaaaaattgtggaaatgaTGTAAAAATAGTACTTTGATTAAAATTAacatatttattcatttaaattctTTGTTGATTTTATATAAGTAGCAGTTCCTTCAAACTATATTAAGTTAAGAATCTGAAGCAGTgtcataactggactgcggattttatgcgtttgtgataAAATGAGCAGGTAAAACTTCAAACAGATAAAAAGATTGAAAGTATTTAAAGATATTAAGAAATTATTTGTAGcatattgaaataattaatgacagaaataaatgtttatttagcTCCTGCTTCTTGCAATGGATATAGACAAGTTTtcttttgtataaagatccgcagtctagttataacattTGAATTTCTGGAATAAAACTAGGACTTCTTTCTCAGTTTCATGgacatttattataaaaatgtataaaagtataaaaattatacatgTACATTATACTTCACATATATTGGTATAATtgctttatatatatatataaattattataattaataattaattattaataattaattaattaattaattattattaataataattattattaattaattattaattattattattatttatatatatataaattatttatatatatgtatataaaaacaCATATATCAACTTTACTTATTCGTGATAAGTAATATTTATACAGAGCACAACGTTTTTCATAGTTAAGTATTAGCCGTATTGAAAATAAATACTATAGTCTGCCTAAGGAGACGAGGCAGCGAAGCACCAACATGCGTTCTTTGCTAACCTCTAAGAAAGGTAACTtgaactctgtcgcactcgattGGCTATGTTTACGTTTATTGCCTCGCCTCGTTGGACAGACCATAGATAAATACCGAAATCACATATGATAACAACAACGAAAGATTGTTCTTGTTCTTGCTCTCCCAATTAAAACTAAATAAACAATACTTTTAGAATTATATAACAATAATACTTACACAAACGAGCAACATAACACAGTATCacaatacaatttatcataacGTAAGTAGTTAGAATGTATAAAGCTTTTTTTCTGAATGAgcgaaattttaaatattaaatccaAATGATAATGACATTAATGAAATTTACCTAAACGTTTTTAAGCTTAACATACAATAGTTTTTAATATCTAAGAAAGGGCCTCACCCTGAAATAGATATAAAAAGTAACGAACGCTAGTTATGACACAACGTAACACAAAGAATGCCGACATGAAATAATATCAAAGTGTCTTACTCATACGACACTTTTTTTTTGCCCTAACACGTCTACATAGACGCACAGTTCCAAGATTGGAATTTCGAAATTATATACGTCCTTTATCTCAAAAAATAGAATCTCCAAAAGTTTATTAACTGCCAGTGTTCGAAtagaaaacttgaatttttcaaaattcaaagACATAAATTCACAGTActatttcggattttgttcaaatttggaTATGTGTAGCCTTTAGTGGCACAATGAACGTATCTCGAAGGATTTTCTAGAATTCAAATTTGGATATGTGTAGCCTGTAGTGGCACAGTGAACGTATCTCGAaggattttctcgaaattttaaaaatagttgGGCTCACAgacgtataaaatatataacaaactaactaacaaaccgatgaaaatgagctTTTGGGTACGTATAGCGATAGCATGAAAGTAGCTATGCAAAATAATTTCtgttgaaacaaaatttttttctccATTCATATTGCAAACGGTTTAAACAAATGCGATGTTTTCGTAAcagggaaaaattgaaaaatttgtaaaaaattaggATATAGAATCCCTCTTACGAACCCGTCTTTAAAAACGCGGATATTTCACTATAAGCACCAAAAAGCTtattttcatcggtttgttagttcaGCCGTTATGAAAAGTGTATTTCCTTCGATTATGTTTTTCTCTAAACTTCTGTAAATTTCGCAGATTTATTTGGAATCATTCTCTCGTTGTTTCGAACCGCTGAAATGCATCTATTGTGAACTTTAAGAAGATTACTTGTTGCTTGCAGTTTATCGATATTCCTATGTTACGCTGGTCGTCCATCGTCCTTTTTTACTGTTCCGATCCATAGTCTCCAGATCAAGACTTCTTCCCCCaatctaatttccccttctaccgcgataTTCCCCCTCGCTTCCGCCATGGTCCAgtgacgtgacgcgttccgtctcagTCGGGCATATGTCAGAATGTCaagtgactaatccggtactagGAGGGAGAGGGTAACTTATTCCCCCCAATTCGTGCTACCTActctcatctggcgactatgcttCGATCGCAGACTATTTATTCTTCGGTGTCGTTAACTAGATCTATCACGGTCGGCTTATTACCGATATTCTCGATTCCGGTGGAAAGCGGGATAAAAATGCAACTACTAACGGGTTCCTGTACAATCGCCTCCGTATTATTGTTTATCTCGCACACGTCGGTGTAGTAGTTAGCACTGTACTGCTGCAGCAGCGTTTCCGATGGAATACTGATATTTCCATTACACGTTAATACATTCTCTTTTGCGTTCTCCGATATGGACAGTTTGTCGTGGCTCGACTTTTGCATTTTCGCGAACGACTCCTTTGAAACGTTCCTCTCGTTCGTCATGGTTTTAACGATATTATTCTCGGAACTGACAGAATTCGCTTTCTTCTTCGGAATTTCGTCAGCGACGCCATTCCTGGTGTCGAATTTCGTGCTACTCCGTCTCCTTTTCTTCGCTGTCTCGACGTCCTGGCGCTCCAACAAATGCCAGCCTTGCTGTTCCATCCTGAGCATATCTTTGATAACGTCCCGAGCTAACATTTCCTGCTCGAGACGATTCGGTGACTCGTGATTAATATCATTGGCGACGTTGTCGTGTCCCCGAACGATTCGCAGAACCTCCTGCACTTCGTCGTCGGATGTTTGCTCGTCGACGAAACACGTTCTCGGGTCTTGTTCTTGCACGAACGACGAGGGATGCTGGTTCGCGACAGTTCTGGAAGAGGTATGGTGCGGCATGATTATTGGCAATATCACTGGCATTACCAGTTGCACCGTGTTCACACCGCTAGACCTCTGCAACACCTTTTCGGTGTAGAGGTCTCTTGATTTCTCGCTTCCGCTACTGTCTTTCGAATGCGACTGAAACGTAACAGTTACGCTATCGACAACTTGTGTAGAAGTCGACTTTAGTGACTCCTTATGTCGCGAATTCTCAGATTTCTTCTCGGTTACCGATAATAGCTTTATAGACGCTGCAGTTTCTGTGTCCgtaaagtttttatttttcagagGACACTTTATTATTCGGCCGTCAATGCGCGAAACGAGATTGCTCTCGTCTGTGTTCGTTATAACTCCGTCCGACTTAAACGGTATCGAATTCGACGGGAAGATACTTGTTTCACACGTGGACACTAACCTATCGTCGCTACAAGTTTTATTGAGCCTTGTAATTTCCTCGCATTCGGTTGGATTTTTTTCTATATAGTTACCAGCTATATATTGATTGGTCCCGTTTGCTACACATATAGTCGCGGTGCAACACTGGCAAGGACTATTATCGAATACAGTGTGATCAATACCAGGAACGTCACCTTCGCAGGTATTGTTTTCCATGATTAATTCTGTAGCCTTCGCCGGTTCGGTTTGAGTGGCGATGCTGGTTTTGTTATATTTCAAATGTTTACGTTTCACGGTGGTGTTGACGACTATTTCGTCGCCTATCCTAAAAACTAACCGTAATTTGCTTTGCAACTTTGTTGTAGAGCTCTTGTCGCTAACAGTTTTACACTTATAATACGCGCAAACTCGTTGGCACACTTCATCACTGTCCTGTTTATGCTCCCTCGCGGTAATGACCGTTTCTATTGGTGCACTATGTTTCAACGCCACGTGTGCGTTCAAGTCCGTCTCACACTTGAAACACTTTCCACAAATACTGCAGGTTACTCCCAGGACGACGACGCTACAGTTTCGCAACTTTACCCCATCGGACTGACTCTGTTCCTTGATATTATGATGGACGCCGTGTAGCGTGGGGTACGGGCACTGAAATCTTTTCATTTGTAGCCCCAGACAGCGAAAGAAATCTTCTTTTCCGTTTATATTCGAGGCGCTCGCATGGTTCTGCTGCGATACATTTTTTCCGCCGCGTTTGAGTATCCTGAGCGAGCATGCGTTTGTTTCTTCAGCGCTGTGGTAGTCCGTCAGTATACGTGGCGCCATCTCTTAATGGTCATTGACCCCTGCAAGCAAATACCAGAAGCTGATCGTAATGCTgatgtttccttttttttttttaatttatactaTACAATAAACAAGTGATAGCACACATACGCGTTGAAAAGAACCAGGTTCGTTTCCTTCGTGCCACTCTGTTATGTTTATGCTTTTTTCGGAAAGCAATTTTTTATCGAAGGTAAAACCTCCGTCGTTTAATAGGCGTATTTTTCGGAGGGCAACATATCACAAACTTACGTTCAGATTAAGAAACAATTTATATCTATTATATCTATTATAAATCAATCGCATAATCGTAATCATCATCAGAAACAGAAGTTGTTATTGTACAATGAAGCCGGTAAAATAATGCGACAAAATAAGGGCATATGTGATATATTAAATGTGGCAATTAAGTCAGTACTTGTATTAAACAAATCTCGTACCCTATATTTACAGAAAGATCAACATTCTTTCAGTTCTCAAAATATTCGTTGTAACTATTTATAACCTTGTCCCGGAAATTGTGGGTCCCGTgtcgaaaaaaaaagattccTATCCTTCTCCGAACGTTTCAATATTTGTATTCGCTACATTATTTTAGAAGAACAGGTGATCATCCGATTGGTCAAGGTTTAACGAACAAACATAAATTATGTGTTTCTATTGTCGAGGTACACTGGCCTACGAAAGTATTGATAAGAATTATTTAATTCCGAAACGTCAATTAATTATTTCGCCAAAAAACAAATACGACAAATTCAAGCAATATAACGAATTCGTGTTATTATTACATGAAAATAGATTTGTCATCCATGTCACACTCATATTATAAAAAggtattgttttataaaaaaaaaaaggtttgtATACTGCACATTTCATAATTACATCAAATAAGTAAAATGTTGTAAATACTATTattcgaatattattattacattttattagCATAATTAATACCATACCATTAATAGATACTTCATAGTTACACAATAAAGGACAATTAAAAATGAACTAAATGTTAAGAtacttaaaaaaataatacggaataattaaaatattcaatgTAATCCAAGATAGATACCTACATTTTATGCTTTGATCACCAGAAGTAACAAAGAATTCTTCTTCGCGTAGGGCAAAGATGAGAGTAAATATACGATACTTGGGGTTGAAACTAGCAGCGAAGCAGTATTGATGTTGCGAGAAGCCGACGCAGGATCAAATGACGTAATTCCAGTGTTGCAGAGCGCTTATCTTGTCTGTACACTATTAAGAGTAACATCAAATCGTTGAGTAGATTTGAAGTTCAAATGTTATCAACGTCTGCCGAGGTGCTGCGATCTCAGGCTATAAGTCACCGTGTTGAGTTTAGTTTGACGAATTACTGGGAACTAAAATATTAGTAGACCCAAGCACGAACCGTGGCAACACTACGTCTGACTGTATTCCGATAAGACCCAAGAGCCGCTGCCTCTACCAATGGGCAGCAAAGCTGTTTACAGCCTAGCCAATGAGCACAGGCGATCTGCTCCCTCCCTTCTACCGGCTGCTCCGATTCATATTGTAAAGCGATCCCCTCAGAGTTGCAGCCACCATTATCTGAAGCCGTGACGCAGAAGAATCTAACACTGCAACGTAGTACGGTTTTTTCACTAGCAGAATATTATTTGACAGTAAACGAAAAACTGAAGAAACAAAATACAAACACTTTACCAAGCGTATTATTTATTACGTGTTGTTTATATTGgacgaaaaacaaaagaactcTTTCAACTTTAACAATGTGTGTTCATGTGTATACAGTCGGTCACATAATTGATAGCAAACACTTTAAAGCAGAACAACTTTTAGTTTGGCAGAAACACTGAAGTCGTTTGAACTATTTAGAAAAAGTTAGTCTGTATTAAAGTGTGTGATATCAATTACGTGACtgactatatacatatatttatatttgataCCATTTTGAAATCCAATACAATTACTTTTATCAACTCTTTTCTATGCTGTTTTCAAGCCAGATTAAACATAAAtcgaaatattttagaaattgttgtaatagtaaatataaaatgatcCAGAATCGATATTTTGAAGAATAAAACAAAGAGGAATCGAGAAAACAAATAAGTGAGTTTCCAATGTTCTTCGTCACAAGTTGGTATTTTTTGTATTTAGCAGAACGCTTGAATTATGAACACGTGTTCTACACGTGCCGCCATAGCCCATAAACATTAACCATTGATCAGGGGTTGGCACCACAGGGCTCGCGAGCAACTAGGTTCTCGTGAAGCATTTTCGGGGTGCCTCCGCTCGGCAATGTGTGAGTTACACGTACAATCGCCGGCATCGTTCGAATATTCTAAACACAGTAAGCGAAGACAAGTTCGTGTCAGATTATAAGTTAGCTAAAAATATGCAATTACAAGTATAAcattaacatttttattgtagatgttgtttgtatttgtttttgCATTTTGTATCTTGTAGTAGACAAGTCATGtaaaaatttatgtaaaacAAATTGCATTGCATAAATGCATTTTAATGTTATAACTTATGGTGAGGTGCTCTTTATGGTCAAAAGGTTGCGGATCACTGACATAGATGGTTgtcatatgtatacatatataatacatataataaatATCGAATGTAGTTTATTACAGACGAATATTGGTTATTTCATTATGCATATGTATAATTATACAAATCTAAAACTACTAcgataatttaatttttctttaaaacacAGAAatcaaacaaaataatttttcacatttctgTACATATCGGAGACATTAAATGAATCAATTGTcttttgattaaaaaataagtgaaataataaaagtggaataataatatattaacgAAGCTTCTGTTTGGTCTGAAACTAAAACTAAGAATAATTTCCAACGTGGTCCTGTGGCGCAACGGATAACGCGTCTGACTACGGATCAGAAGATTCCAGGTTCGAATCCTGGCAGGATCGatactattttttttataaaaaattatttttttttgtggaataTGGAAAAATCTTTTGAACATTACGATATTAATACAAATTTAATTAATAGTTGCTTGGAATAATTAATACCTATATTGTGTAAATAATACAAGCCGTAGaactaaaattataaattagtcATCCAGGATATGAATGAATAGCAGTATTAATGAATTTaatgatttatttattaatataaaagtaataattaagattattacttttttactaattaactaattggaagaagaaaattaattttgtggtATTCTTCTGGACACTCAGAGACTATTCGTATCTCAAAAACTGATTGTTAAACGCACTTTTAGACACACTCTTTTACCCTtattattctatattgtatTATTCAAGGTAGAATAAATAAATGTGATTTCATTTTTACTTTTTGAATGTACGAATGCATTTGTTCCGCATGTTGTTCTCGAAAAGATGTAAATGGATGGAAGTTACATAAACTGGTTTATGAATTAAATCAATTAAGTTGAAATTTCT is part of the Halictus rubicundus isolate RS-2024b chromosome 3, iyHalRubi1_principal, whole genome shotgun sequence genome and encodes:
- the LOC143352254 gene encoding uncharacterized protein LOC143352254, coding for MAPRILTDYHSAEETNACSLRILKRGGKNVSQQNHASASNINGKEDFFRCLGLQMKRFQCPYPTLHGVHHNIKEQSQSDGVKLRNCSVVVLGVTCSICGKCFKCETDLNAHVALKHSAPIETVITAREHKQDSDEVCQRVCAYYKCKTVSDKSSTTKLQSKLRLVFRIGDEIVVNTTVKRKHLKYNKTSIATQTEPAKATELIMENNTCEGDVPGIDHTVFDNSPCQCCTATICVANGTNQYIAGNYIEKNPTECEEITRLNKTCSDDRLVSTCETSIFPSNSIPFKSDGVITNTDESNLVSRIDGRIIKCPLKNKNFTDTETAASIKLLSVTEKKSENSRHKESLKSTSTQVVDSVTVTFQSHSKDSSGSEKSRDLYTEKVLQRSSGVNTVQLVMPVILPIIMPHHTSSRTVANQHPSSFVQEQDPRTCFVDEQTSDDEVQEVLRIVRGHDNVANDINHESPNRLEQEMLARDVIKDMLRMEQQGWHLLERQDVETAKKRRRSSTKFDTRNGVADEIPKKKANSVSSENNIVKTMTNERNVSKESFAKMQKSSHDKLSISENAKENVLTCNGNISIPSETLLQQYSANYYTDVCEINNNTEAIVQEPVSSCIFIPLSTGIENIGNKPTVIDLVNDTEE